In one window of Thermus aquaticus DNA:
- a CDS encoding sensor histidine kinase, with translation MSLLEEAWEEALEGFVAHRERQVVYLNPKAAQLLGVNREKVLGRPLILALRDHRLEALALHGGERLLEVRDHLLLVRALPGRLYLLDQTEAQRRLKDLEEAAVTLAHELRTPLAGMGPLLEALTPRTRQEKEVLDLLKAEVARLARLVEGLSPIRPGPRRPVALEEVWSRLEKLLAERLKGRRVEVHLPHTLSTDPEALLQILLNLLDNALKYGQDPIRLLSRLEEDRLHLEVRDRGEALPEYEPLFLPGRRGSHLEPGQGLGLHLVRRLARALGGEAYARREGEENVFGVSLPVD, from the coding sequence GTGAGCCTTCTGGAAGAGGCCTGGGAAGAGGCCCTGGAGGGCTTTGTGGCCCACCGGGAAAGGCAGGTGGTCTACCTGAACCCCAAGGCGGCCCAGCTTCTTGGCGTCAACCGGGAGAAGGTGCTGGGCCGACCCCTGATCCTGGCCCTCCGGGACCACCGCCTCGAGGCCCTGGCCCTCCACGGGGGGGAGAGGCTTCTGGAGGTCCGGGACCACCTCCTTCTGGTCCGGGCGCTTCCGGGGCGGCTTTACCTCCTGGACCAGACCGAAGCCCAAAGGCGCCTCAAGGACCTGGAGGAGGCGGCGGTGACCCTGGCCCACGAGCTCCGCACCCCCCTCGCGGGCATGGGGCCCCTCCTCGAGGCCCTCACCCCCAGGACCAGGCAGGAAAAGGAGGTCCTGGACCTCCTCAAGGCCGAGGTGGCCCGGCTTGCCCGCCTGGTGGAGGGCCTCTCCCCCATCCGGCCCGGCCCTCGGCGCCCCGTGGCCCTGGAGGAGGTCTGGTCCCGTCTGGAAAAGCTCCTGGCCGAAAGGCTAAAGGGAAGGCGGGTGGAGGTCCACCTCCCTCACACCCTCTCCACCGACCCGGAGGCCCTCCTCCAGATCCTCCTCAACCTCCTGGACAACGCCCTCAAGTACGGCCAAGACCCCATCCGCCTCCTCTCCCGTCTGGAGGAGGACCGCCTCCACCTGGAGGTGCGGGACCGGGGGGAGGCCCTTCCCGAGTACGAGCCCCTCTTTCTGCCGGGAAGGCGGGGGAGCCACCTGGAGCCGGGCCAGGGGCTAGGCCTCCACCTGGTGCGCCGCCTGGCCCGGGCCCTGGGCGGGGAGGCCTACGCCAGAAGGGAGGGGGAGGAGAACGTTTTCGGCGTCAGCCTGCCCGTAGACTGA
- the phoU gene encoding phosphate signaling complex protein PhoU: MREALDKALNQLIEESLRMLSLVREMTQKATEALVEGDRAKAQEVIGKDQEVDALELKIENEAITLIARHQPVASDLRLIFTVIKALTDLERSGDYAMHVAEDAFVLAQEPPLKRYVTLPEMGRRLLEMMDTLAKAVAERDPELARQVLSMDDQVDALYEEVSRELLTYMMEDPRTITKALTLMRVARSYERLGDHLENIAERVIYWLTGEVYKAPEDVY; encoded by the coding sequence ATGCGCGAAGCTTTGGACAAGGCTCTGAACCAGCTCATTGAAGAAAGCCTCAGGATGCTCTCCCTGGTGCGGGAGATGACCCAGAAGGCCACCGAGGCCCTGGTGGAGGGCGACCGGGCCAAAGCCCAGGAGGTCATCGGCAAGGACCAGGAGGTGGACGCCCTGGAGCTCAAGATTGAGAACGAGGCCATCACCCTCATCGCCCGGCACCAGCCCGTGGCCTCGGACCTCCGGCTCATCTTCACCGTCATCAAGGCCCTGACCGACCTGGAGCGCTCCGGGGACTACGCCATGCACGTGGCCGAGGACGCCTTCGTCCTGGCCCAGGAGCCCCCCCTCAAGCGCTACGTGACCCTGCCGGAGATGGGCCGGAGGCTTTTGGAGATGATGGACACCCTGGCCAAGGCGGTGGCGGAGCGCGACCCGGAGCTGGCCCGCCAGGTCCTCTCCATGGACGACCAGGTGGACGCCCTTTACGAGGAGGTCAGCCGGGAGCTCCTCACCTACATGATGGAAGACCCCCGCACCATCACCAAGGCCCTGACCCTGATGCGGGTGGCCCGAAGCTACGAGCGGCTTGGGGACCACCTGGAAAACATCGCCGAAAGGGTCATCTACTGGCTCACCGGGGAGGTGTACAAGGCCCCGGAAGACGTCTACTGA
- the prfB gene encoding peptide chain release factor 2 (programmed frameshift) has product MDLELLNERLASLRGYLDIPGKEARLKELEKRLEDPTLWQNPEEARRVSQEAARLRRTVETFRSLEGDLEGLMELWEELPAEEREALKPELLEAAKKLEALYHETLLNFPHAEKNAILTIQPGAGGTEACDWAEMLLRMYTRFAERQGFEVEVVDLRPGAEAGVDYAQILVKGENAYGLLSAEAGVHRLVRPSPFDASGRRHTSFAGVEVMPEVDDTVEVVIRPEDLRIDVFRSQGHGGQGVNTTDSAVRIVHLPTGITVTCQTTRSQIKNKELALKVLRSRLFELEWKKKQEELQKLRGEVRPIEWGSQIRSYVLDKQYVKDHRTGLMRFDPQNVLDGDLMDFIWAGLEWKAGRRQAAEEVEAE; this is encoded by the exons ATGGACCTGGAGCTTCTCAACGAGCGCCTGGCCAGTCTCCGGGGGTATCTT GACATCCCCGGCAAAGAGGCCCGGCTAAAGGAACTGGAAAAGCGGCTGGAAGACCCCACCCTCTGGCAGAACCCGGAGGAGGCGAGGCGGGTGAGCCAGGAGGCGGCCCGCCTGAGGCGCACCGTGGAGACCTTCCGCTCCCTGGAAGGGGACCTGGAGGGCCTGATGGAGCTCTGGGAGGAGCTCCCCGCCGAGGAGCGGGAGGCCTTGAAGCCCGAGCTTTTGGAGGCGGCCAAGAAGCTGGAGGCCCTTTACCACGAGACCCTTCTCAACTTCCCCCACGCCGAGAAGAACGCCATCCTCACCATCCAGCCCGGGGCTGGGGGCACCGAGGCCTGCGACTGGGCGGAGATGCTCCTTCGCATGTACACCCGCTTCGCCGAGAGGCAGGGCTTTGAGGTGGAGGTGGTGGACCTGCGGCCCGGGGCGGAGGCGGGGGTGGACTACGCCCAGATTTTGGTCAAGGGGGAAAACGCCTACGGCCTCCTCTCGGCCGAGGCCGGGGTTCACCGCCTGGTGCGCCCCTCGCCCTTTGACGCCTCGGGGCGCCGCCACACCTCCTTCGCCGGGGTAGAGGTCATGCCCGAGGTGGACGACACCGTGGAGGTGGTGATCCGGCCCGAGGACCTGCGCATAGACGTTTTCCGCTCCCAGGGGCACGGGGGGCAGGGGGTCAACACCACGGACTCGGCGGTGCGCATCGTCCACCTGCCCACGGGCATCACCGTCACCTGCCAGACCACGAGAAGCCAGATCAAAAACAAAGAGCTGGCCCTGAAGGTCCTCCGCTCCCGGCTTTTTGAGCTGGAGTGGAAGAAGAAGCAGGAGGAGCTTCAGAAGCTTCGGGGTGAGGTGCGGCCCATTGAGTGGGGGAGCCAGATCCGCAGTTACGTCCTGGACAAGCAGTACGTGAAGGACCACCGCACGGGCCTCATGCGCTTTGACCCCCAGAACGTCCTAGACGGGGACCTCATGGACTTCATCTGGGCGGGCCTGGAGTGGAAGGCGGGCCGCCGCCAGGCGGCGGAAGAGGTGGAGGCCGAGTAG
- a CDS encoding transposase, protein MTLRRCYPSDLTDEEWALLEPLIPAPKPGGRPAKVSRREIMNAILYVLKNGIPWRAMPHDLPHWSTVYHYFRQWQKEG, encoded by the coding sequence GTGACCCTTAGACGATGTTACCCCAGCGACCTAACCGACGAGGAGTGGGCCCTCCTGGAGCCCCTCATTCCCGCCCCCAAGCCCGGCGGCCGGCCCGCCAAGGTGTCCAGAAGAGAGATCATGAACGCCATCCTTTACGTCCTGAAGAACGGCATCCCCTGGCGAGCCATGCCCCATGACCTGCCCCACTGGTCCACCGTCTACCACTACTTTCGCCAGTGGCAGAAGGAGGGGG
- a CDS encoding serine hydrolase domain-containing protein encodes MNRRLFLFWLANMGLGAGQGAKLGKVGEKKPDRLLRDALTATRQKHGVPALAGAFASGDGTVIYDAVGVYRVGGKESVSRDDAFHLGSCTKAMTATMLARLVERKVLAWETTVAEAFPDLQDRLHPKFRQATLYHFLAHRSGLPDDRKPDAVIFPRLRRLTEPMREQRRRVVGWLLSRPPAYPPGEKMVYANAGYVVAAAMAEAVTGRSWEELMSAELFKPLGMESVGFGAPPKVYGHYHSWRQCRPIAPSPEADNPPALAPAGGVHCSLNDWARFALLHLKGARGEQGLLLKPETFRKLHDDPFQQGYALGWLVVKRSWAKGVAFTHAGSNTLWFAVIWLAPNRNAAFLAAANCGGEHAFRACDDAIGRMIELFL; translated from the coding sequence ATGAACCGACGGCTGTTTCTCTTTTGGTTGGCAAATATGGGGCTTGGTGCTGGTCAAGGTGCCAAATTGGGCAAGGTGGGCGAGAAGAAACCCGATCGGTTACTGCGAGATGCCTTGACCGCTACCCGCCAAAAGCATGGCGTCCCCGCATTAGCAGGGGCTTTCGCGAGCGGTGATGGGACGGTCATTTATGACGCGGTGGGAGTGTACCGAGTAGGAGGTAAAGAGTCGGTTAGCCGCGACGACGCCTTTCATCTTGGCTCGTGCACCAAAGCCATGACTGCGACGATGCTGGCGAGGTTGGTGGAGCGAAAGGTGTTGGCCTGGGAGACGACGGTCGCTGAGGCTTTCCCTGACCTTCAAGACCGCTTGCATCCGAAATTTCGCCAAGCAACCCTTTATCACTTTCTTGCTCATCGGTCGGGTTTGCCTGACGACAGAAAACCTGATGCCGTCATCTTTCCGAGGTTGAGGAGGTTGACGGAACCGATGCGGGAGCAACGGCGCCGCGTGGTGGGGTGGCTGCTTTCGCGACCACCTGCTTATCCGCCTGGCGAAAAGATGGTTTACGCCAACGCCGGCTATGTCGTGGCGGCGGCGATGGCGGAGGCGGTAACGGGGCGGTCGTGGGAAGAGTTGATGAGCGCAGAACTCTTTAAACCGTTAGGCATGGAGTCTGTCGGGTTTGGCGCACCACCAAAGGTTTATGGGCATTACCATTCATGGCGTCAGTGCCGGCCTATTGCGCCCAGCCCAGAAGCCGATAACCCACCAGCCCTTGCCCCAGCAGGAGGCGTTCACTGCTCGTTGAATGACTGGGCAAGGTTTGCCTTATTGCATTTGAAAGGGGCGCGAGGAGAGCAAGGGTTGCTTTTGAAACCCGAAACTTTCCGAAAGTTGCACGACGACCCGTTCCAGCAAGGCTACGCGTTGGGTTGGCTCGTCGTGAAGCGAAGTTGGGCGAAAGGCGTTGCCTTCACCCATGCAGGCAGCAACACCCTTTGGTTTGCCGTGATCTGGCTGGCACCTAATCGCAACGCGGCTTTCCTCGCTGCTGCCAACTGTGGCGGTGAACATGCTTTTCGTGCTTGCGACGACGCCATTGGCAGAATGATAGAGCTGTTTTTGTGA
- a CDS encoding dTMP kinase, which yields MGGIDGSGETTVASAFAERLRQEGFAVVVTAEPGGTPLGERLRQLLLREKPLSAWAEAFPFLAARAEHVAQVIRPALRQGETEWDEGITRHGRPKETGNKGISAPPWPWPRRGPQKGPSVSGGQKGLLEAHLSPQGL from the coding sequence GTGGGGGGCATTGACGGCAGCGGGGAGACAACGGTCGCAAGCGCCTTTGCCGAACGGTTGCGACAGGAAGGTTTTGCGGTTGTCGTCACCGCCGAACCTGGCGGGACGCCGTTGGGTGAGCGATTGCGCCAATTGTTGCTGCGTGAGAAGCCTTTGAGTGCGTGGGCGGAAGCCTTTCCTTTTTTGGCGGCGCGGGCAGAACATGTCGCCCAAGTCATCCGCCCCGCTTTGAGGCAAGGCGAAACGGAATGGGACGAGGGTATTACCAGGCATGGTAGGCCGAAGGAAACAGGAAACAAGGGTATAAGTGCCCCGCCGTGGCCCTGGCCACGGCGGGGGCCCCAAAAAGGCCCATCAGTCAGCGGCGGCCAGAAGGGCCTCCTCGAGGCCCACCTTAGCCCCCAAGGCCTGTAG
- the murA gene encoding UDP-N-acetylglucosamine 1-carboxyvinyltransferase — protein sequence MMHKDPGKGKRRILRVEGGVPLSGEIRVYPAKNAALPILAASLLTAEPITLVEVPKLRDVEVMLELLAHLGTHYRWEGRTLHLHTPEIRNTEAPFELVGQMRASFIVWGALLARVGEGTVHMPGGCAFGARPVDQHLKALRALGAEVQEREDGAFHARRVRPLSGRVVFDLPTVGGTEQAMLAVALGGEATLVQAAVEPEVEDLGRFLRMLGVEVRGLGSPILHVRGAKRLGGGTYRIIPDRIEAGTYLLAAAATRGSVTLTEARPDHLDALLDKLAQAGHQVEVGPDWVRLTATPAPKPFQVEAREYPGFPTDLQPIVTAYLATVPGQSAVTDRVYPDRFTHVGELARLGAELYLRDRTLLVNGKRLHGAQVKALDIRAGGGLVVAALAAEGVSEIEGVYFLERGYEHLEERLQALGAKVGLEEALLAAAD from the coding sequence ATGATGCACAAGGACCCGGGGAAGGGCAAGCGGAGGATCCTGCGCGTGGAAGGCGGCGTGCCCCTTTCCGGAGAGATCCGGGTCTACCCCGCCAAGAACGCCGCTTTGCCCATCCTGGCGGCGAGCCTCCTCACCGCCGAGCCCATCACCCTGGTGGAGGTGCCCAAGCTCAGGGACGTGGAGGTGATGCTGGAGCTCCTCGCCCACCTGGGCACCCATTACCGCTGGGAGGGCCGCACCCTCCACCTCCACACCCCCGAGATCCGGAATACCGAGGCCCCCTTTGAGCTGGTGGGGCAGATGCGGGCCAGCTTCATCGTCTGGGGGGCCCTTCTCGCCCGGGTGGGGGAGGGGACCGTCCACATGCCTGGGGGGTGTGCCTTCGGGGCCCGCCCCGTGGACCAGCACCTCAAGGCCCTGAGGGCCCTGGGGGCCGAGGTGCAGGAAAGGGAGGACGGCGCCTTCCACGCCCGCCGGGTCCGGCCCCTTTCCGGGCGGGTGGTCTTTGACCTGCCCACGGTGGGGGGCACGGAGCAGGCCATGCTGGCCGTGGCCCTGGGCGGGGAGGCCACCTTGGTCCAGGCGGCGGTGGAGCCTGAGGTAGAGGACCTGGGCCGCTTCCTCCGCATGCTGGGGGTGGAGGTGCGGGGTCTGGGAAGCCCCATCCTCCACGTGCGGGGGGCCAAGCGCCTCGGGGGCGGCACCTACCGCATCATTCCCGACCGCATAGAGGCCGGAACCTACCTCCTGGCGGCGGCGGCCACCCGGGGGAGCGTCACCCTCACCGAGGCCCGGCCCGACCACCTGGACGCCCTTCTGGACAAGCTGGCCCAGGCGGGCCACCAGGTGGAGGTGGGGCCCGACTGGGTCCGCCTCACGGCCACCCCTGCCCCCAAGCCCTTCCAGGTGGAGGCCCGGGAGTACCCGGGCTTTCCCACGGACCTCCAGCCCATCGTCACCGCCTATTTGGCCACGGTCCCCGGGCAGAGCGCCGTCACCGACCGTGTCTACCCCGACCGCTTCACCCACGTTGGGGAGCTGGCCCGCCTGGGGGCGGAGCTATACCTGAGGGACCGCACCCTTTTGGTGAACGGAAAGCGCCTGCACGGGGCCCAGGTCAAGGCCCTGGACATCCGGGCCGGGGGCGGGCTGGTGGTGGCCGCCCTAGCGGCGGAAGGGGTATCGGAGATTGAGGGGGTGTACTTCCTGGAGCGGGGCTACGAGCACCTGGAGGAGCGCCTACAGGCCTTGGGGGCTAAGGTGGGCCTCGAGGAGGCCCTTCTGGCCGCCGCTGACTGA
- a CDS encoding protein kinase domain-containing protein has translation MTAVVLGGRYRLEAPLGQGGMAEVFRAVDERLGRLVAVKVLHARALPPERERFFLEVRALSRLFHPGIVQVLDLGEEEGRPYFVMELVDGGPFDALGPFEEGPEGERILRAATQVLEALAHLHAQGVIHRDLTPKNILLTKEGHPKVMDLGLAYILQESRHLTRTGYTLGTPTYMAPEQAKGLPLSPKADLYSFGAVLYRTLTGKAPFEGENDQAILFQHVYEEPKPPEALNPAIPRGVSEAVLGLLAKHPEERPGHPSLFQGPLRDLEALRLATPRAGASRSGHYPFGPDPRRLSLKARLDLGGETAWPGEMVHLQGRVYLGSERHLLEVDLHTGEVRRHPLPDAASSPPVARGGVYIGGFDGKVRRFRGQALDWTASTGAEVTAAPLVLGDRVYIASRDGTLYAYRKDEPLFRFHAGGHLAASPTFYRGLLFVGAENGWLYALDPETGVLRYKVRAGAIHAPVAAFRGRLFIPTWEGEIYAFDPLSRETLWNAELEGEVWGGLALDEERVYVAAWDGVLRALDQATGEEAWSLEVGKVTAGLSYASGHVFLATEEGRFLAVDQRGQVVFEATGLGSVQVPPLPLAQEVLVVNTLGRLYRFGVG, from the coding sequence ATGACGGCCGTGGTCCTGGGCGGGCGGTACCGCCTCGAGGCCCCCCTGGGCCAGGGGGGGATGGCCGAGGTTTTCCGGGCGGTGGACGAGCGCCTGGGGCGGCTGGTGGCGGTGAAGGTCCTCCACGCCCGGGCCCTGCCCCCGGAAAGGGAGCGCTTCTTCTTGGAGGTCCGGGCCCTTTCCCGCCTCTTTCACCCGGGCATCGTCCAGGTGCTGGACCTGGGGGAGGAGGAGGGGCGGCCCTACTTCGTCATGGAGCTGGTGGACGGGGGCCCCTTTGACGCCCTGGGCCCTTTTGAGGAGGGGCCGGAAGGGGAAAGGATCCTGAGGGCGGCCACGCAGGTCCTCGAGGCCCTGGCCCACCTGCACGCCCAAGGGGTCATCCACCGGGACCTGACCCCCAAAAACATCCTCCTCACCAAGGAGGGCCACCCCAAGGTCATGGACCTGGGCCTGGCCTACATCCTCCAGGAGAGCCGCCACCTCACCCGCACCGGCTACACCCTGGGCACCCCCACCTACATGGCCCCCGAGCAGGCCAAGGGCCTCCCCCTCTCCCCCAAGGCGGACCTCTACAGCTTCGGGGCGGTCCTCTACCGCACCCTCACCGGCAAGGCCCCCTTTGAGGGGGAAAACGACCAGGCCATCCTCTTCCAGCACGTCTACGAGGAGCCCAAGCCCCCGGAGGCCTTAAACCCCGCCATCCCCAGGGGGGTGAGCGAGGCCGTCTTGGGGCTTCTGGCCAAGCACCCCGAGGAGAGGCCGGGCCACCCCTCCCTCTTCCAAGGGCCCTTGCGGGACCTGGAAGCCTTGCGCCTGGCCACCCCCCGGGCCGGGGCCAGCCGCTCCGGCCACTACCCCTTTGGCCCCGACCCCCGGCGCCTTAGCCTCAAGGCCCGGCTGGACCTGGGCGGGGAGACCGCCTGGCCGGGGGAGATGGTCCACCTGCAGGGGCGGGTCTACCTGGGCTCGGAAAGGCACCTTCTGGAGGTGGACCTCCACACGGGGGAGGTGCGCCGCCACCCCCTCCCCGACGCCGCCTCCAGCCCGCCCGTGGCCCGGGGCGGGGTGTACATAGGAGGCTTTGACGGCAAGGTGCGCCGCTTCCGCGGGCAGGCCTTGGACTGGACGGCAAGCACCGGGGCCGAGGTCACCGCCGCCCCCCTGGTCCTGGGGGACAGGGTCTACATCGCCAGCCGGGACGGGACCCTCTACGCCTACCGGAAGGACGAGCCCCTCTTCCGCTTCCACGCCGGGGGGCACCTCGCCGCCAGCCCCACCTTCTACCGGGGCCTCCTCTTCGTGGGGGCGGAGAACGGCTGGCTCTACGCCCTGGACCCGGAAACCGGGGTCCTGCGCTACAAGGTGCGGGCCGGGGCCATCCACGCCCCGGTGGCCGCCTTCAGGGGAAGGCTCTTCATCCCCACCTGGGAAGGGGAGATCTACGCCTTTGACCCCTTAAGCCGGGAAACCCTCTGGAACGCCGAGCTGGAGGGGGAGGTCTGGGGCGGTCTGGCCCTGGACGAGGAGCGGGTCTACGTGGCCGCCTGGGACGGGGTGCTGAGGGCCTTGGACCAGGCCACGGGGGAGGAGGCGTGGAGCCTCGAGGTGGGCAAGGTGACCGCCGGCTTAAGCTACGCCAGCGGCCACGTCTTCCTGGCCACAGAGGAGGGGCGGTTTCTGGCCGTGGACCAAAGGGGCCAGGTGGTCTTTGAGGCCACGGGCCTGGGCTCGGTCCAGGTCCCTCCCCTCCCCCTGGCCCAGGAGGTCCTGGTGGTCAACACCCTGGGCAGGCTCTACCGCTTTGGCGTAGGATGA
- a CDS encoding RidA family protein, which translates to MEALQTDKAPKAIGPYAQAIRALGLVFVSGQIPLTPEGEVVEGDIRAQTERVMENLKAILEAAGSGLSRVVQTTCFLVDMEDFPGFNEVYARYFAPPYPARATVAVKALPRGVRVEVACIALAE; encoded by the coding sequence ATGGAGGCCCTTCAGACCGACAAAGCCCCCAAGGCCATCGGCCCCTACGCCCAGGCCATCAGGGCCTTAGGCCTGGTCTTCGTCTCCGGCCAGATCCCCCTGACCCCCGAAGGGGAGGTGGTGGAGGGGGACATCCGCGCCCAGACGGAAAGGGTCATGGAGAACCTGAAGGCCATCCTGGAGGCGGCGGGCTCGGGCCTTTCCCGCGTGGTCCAGACCACCTGCTTCCTTGTGGACATGGAGGACTTTCCCGGCTTCAACGAGGTCTACGCCCGCTACTTCGCCCCGCCCTACCCCGCCCGGGCCACGGTGGCCGTGAAGGCCCTCCCCCGGGGGGTGCGGGTGGAGGTGGCCTGCATCGCCCTGGCGGAATAG
- the meaB gene encoding methylmalonyl Co-A mutase-associated GTPase MeaB, which produces MTEAQDERVADLERRFRQGDPRALARALTLVESGHPWGQALLKRLRGVGQAKVVGITGSPGAGKSTLTDRLILEARKRGERVGVLAVDPSSPFTGGAILGDRIRMMRHHQDPGVFIRSMASRGALGGLAGATVAALSLLEAFGFQRIFVETVGVGQSEVDIARVADTTLLVLTPAAGDAVQAFKAGVMEIADIFAVNKFDLPGGERLIQELKGALELSPPRPGGWRPPIYPTVAATGEGVEALFEGLEAHHRHLKEHGLLEAHRLERTRFEVESVIQEWGRRRTQAAEDLVARVARGELTPEEAAWSLLRPEA; this is translated from the coding sequence ATGACCGAGGCCCAGGACGAAAGGGTTGCCGACCTGGAGCGCCGCTTCCGCCAGGGGGACCCCCGGGCCCTGGCCCGGGCCCTCACCCTGGTGGAGTCCGGCCACCCCTGGGGCCAGGCCCTCCTCAAGCGCCTGAGGGGCGTGGGGCAGGCCAAGGTGGTGGGGATCACGGGAAGCCCGGGGGCGGGCAAGAGCACCCTCACCGACCGCCTCATCCTCGAGGCCCGCAAGCGGGGGGAAAGGGTGGGGGTCTTGGCCGTGGACCCCTCCAGCCCCTTCACCGGGGGCGCCATCCTGGGGGACCGGATCCGCATGATGCGCCACCACCAGGACCCCGGGGTCTTCATCCGCTCCATGGCCTCCCGGGGGGCCCTGGGCGGCCTGGCCGGGGCCACGGTGGCCGCCTTAAGCCTCCTGGAGGCCTTTGGTTTCCAGCGCATCTTCGTGGAGACCGTGGGGGTGGGGCAGAGCGAGGTGGACATCGCCCGGGTGGCCGACACCACCCTCCTGGTCCTGACCCCGGCGGCAGGGGACGCCGTCCAGGCCTTCAAGGCCGGGGTCATGGAGATCGCCGACATTTTCGCCGTCAACAAGTTTGACCTGCCCGGGGGCGAGCGCCTCATCCAGGAGCTCAAGGGCGCCCTGGAGCTCTCCCCTCCCCGGCCCGGGGGCTGGCGCCCCCCCATCTACCCCACGGTGGCCGCCACCGGAGAGGGGGTGGAGGCCCTTTTTGAGGGCCTCGAGGCCCACCACCGCCACCTAAAGGAGCACGGGCTCCTCGAGGCCCACCGGCTGGAAAGGACCCGTTTTGAGGTGGAGAGCGTCATCCAGGAGTGGGGCCGCCGCAGAACCCAGGCCGCCGAGGACCTGGTGGCCCGGGTGGCCCGGGGAGAACTCACTCCCGAGGAAGCCGCCTGGAGCCTACTGCGGCCGGAAGCGTAG
- a CDS encoding NUDIX hydrolase, whose protein sequence is MRRKRHVARAKKRVVSAGGVVLRGTPPEVLVVSLKGGRVVTLPKGQVEPGERYAETAVREVREETGVEAAPLVPLGKVRYYFTVKDEGEPVTVSKEVHYFLMAYRGGEPRPQLSEVEAAYFLPVSEALERLSYPNEREMLRKALLRFRPQ, encoded by the coding sequence GTGCGTAGGAAAAGGCACGTGGCCAGGGCCAAAAAGCGGGTGGTCTCCGCCGGGGGCGTGGTCTTGCGGGGAACCCCCCCGGAGGTGCTGGTGGTCTCCTTGAAGGGGGGGCGGGTGGTCACCCTGCCCAAGGGGCAGGTGGAGCCCGGGGAGCGCTACGCGGAGACGGCCGTACGGGAGGTGCGGGAGGAGACGGGGGTGGAGGCGGCCCCCCTGGTCCCTTTAGGCAAGGTGCGCTACTACTTCACCGTTAAGGACGAGGGGGAGCCCGTCACCGTCAGCAAGGAGGTCCACTACTTTCTCATGGCCTACCGGGGCGGGGAGCCTAGGCCCCAGCTCTCCGAGGTGGAGGCCGCCTACTTCCTCCCGGTCTCCGAGGCCCTAGAGCGGCTTTCCTACCCCAACGAGCGGGAGATGCTGAGAAAGGCCCTGCTACGCTTCCGGCCGCAGTAG
- the nrdR gene encoding transcriptional regulator NrdR, giving the protein MKCPYCGHPDTRVVDSRPSDEGAAIRRRRECPSCGRRFTTYERTQLEPLMVIKRDGRKEPFNPDKLLRGLLLACEKRPVDQEALRRFAYTFEDQVAGPEITSEEIGLKAMAFLKDLDQVAYIRFASVYREFDSVERFIEEIRQLFAELPRVDKKEGAW; this is encoded by the coding sequence ATGAAGTGCCCCTACTGCGGCCATCCCGACACCCGGGTGGTGGACTCGAGGCCCTCCGACGAGGGAGCCGCCATCCGCAGGCGGCGGGAGTGCCCCTCCTGCGGCCGCCGCTTCACCACCTACGAGCGCACCCAGCTGGAGCCCCTCATGGTCATCAAAAGGGACGGCCGCAAGGAGCCCTTCAACCCCGACAAGCTCCTTAGAGGCCTCCTCCTCGCCTGCGAGAAGCGCCCCGTGGACCAGGAGGCCCTGAGGCGCTTCGCCTACACCTTTGAGGACCAGGTCGCAGGCCCGGAGATCACCTCTGAGGAGATCGGCCTCAAGGCCATGGCCTTCCTCAAGGACCTGGACCAGGTGGCCTACATCCGCTTCGCCTCCGTCTACCGGGAGTTTGACTCCGTGGAGCGGTTCATAGAGGAGATCCGCCAGCTCTTTGCTGAACTTCCCCGGGTTGACAAGAAGGAAGGGGCTTGGTAG
- a CDS encoding SDR family NAD(P)-dependent oxidoreductase, producing the protein MSRDLLGLEGRIVMVTGAGRGFGRAIAHGYGRNGATVIAVDPDVELATSVASEVEALGATAIPIRGDMSVVLDVTSTFEKVEELFGLLDGIVHVTTAESKTPFVELLEGEWYDLMSQDVKSSLYVLQQGLRHLAGGGFVTLVLPPAARIEPHTLSVRKAVEGLIEGTTRTFPGVRVNGVVPSRDPVGEAHDQALVRAALALGSMVAEGVRGVVLEVQLPEPPMAPEIYEMLREVP; encoded by the coding sequence ATGTCACGGGATCTTCTGGGCCTCGAGGGGCGGATCGTCATGGTAACCGGGGCCGGGCGGGGCTTCGGGCGGGCCATCGCCCACGGCTACGGACGCAACGGGGCCACGGTCATCGCCGTGGACCCCGACGTGGAGCTGGCCACCAGCGTGGCCTCGGAGGTGGAGGCCCTGGGGGCCACGGCCATCCCCATCCGCGGGGACATGAGCGTGGTTCTGGACGTGACCAGCACCTTTGAAAAGGTGGAGGAGCTTTTTGGCCTTTTGGACGGCATCGTCCACGTGACCACCGCCGAGAGCAAGACCCCCTTCGTGGAGCTTCTGGAAGGGGAGTGGTACGACCTCATGAGCCAGGATGTCAAGTCCAGCCTCTACGTCCTGCAGCAGGGCCTGAGGCACCTGGCGGGGGGCGGCTTCGTCACCCTGGTCCTGCCCCCTGCCGCCCGCATAGAGCCCCACACCCTCTCCGTGCGCAAGGCGGTGGAGGGCCTTATAGAAGGGACTACCCGCACCTTTCCCGGGGTGCGGGTGAACGGGGTGGTCCCCTCCCGGGACCCGGTGGGCGAGGCCCACGACCAGGCCCTGGTGCGGGCAGCCTTGGCCCTGGGGTCCATGGTGGCCGAGGGGGTCCGGGGGGTGGTTTTGGAGGTGCAGCTCCCCGAACCCCCCATGGCCCCCGAGATCTACGAGATGTTGCGGGAAGTGCCATGA